One window of Chryseobacterium indologenes genomic DNA carries:
- a CDS encoding BlaI/MecI/CopY family transcriptional regulator: MKEIKLTDSEKILMEILWEKKKIFMKDILETYPDPKPAATTIATLLKRMQNKDLVGYKVYGNSREYYPKIEKGEYFKEEMTSMIDRFFNSSVTQFASFFTSNAKLSQKQLKELRDIIDDQIKE; the protein is encoded by the coding sequence ATGAAAGAGATTAAATTAACAGATTCTGAAAAAATTCTCATGGAAATTCTTTGGGAGAAGAAAAAAATTTTCATGAAGGATATTCTGGAAACCTATCCTGACCCCAAGCCCGCTGCAACTACTATTGCAACTTTGCTTAAAAGAATGCAGAACAAAGATCTTGTAGGTTATAAAGTGTATGGAAATTCCCGTGAATACTATCCAAAAATAGAAAAAGGGGAATATTTCAAGGAAGAAATGACTTCCATGATTGATCGTTTTTTCAACAGCTCGGTAACACAGTTTGCCTCCTTTTTTACATCGAATGCTAAACTCAGTCAAAAGCAACTGAAAGAACTCCGCGATATCATTGATGATCAGATAAAAGAATAG
- a CDS encoding M56 family metallopeptidase, with amino-acid sequence MAAIVLKIILCSSIFIAVYYLFLEKERMYRFNRWYLLSGILLSYIIPFINITIQRAEAKIEPQAQMMIEETAQQMILIQPEQNSFNWMNVVWGVYAVITLFLLMKSLLALLTFRRIKGEKRIYEHYNIILTSESLSPFSFWNTIYMGKNYMENNRIDQRIFLHEKAHIDQKHSLDLVILNFLKIFTWFNPVLFLYKKAVITNHEFLADEAVLKKNYNIKEYQNLILEEILSHQNPPLTHSFNFNNTKKRFIMMKTEKSRFSLLKKTAGITTLIAAAILLSERTYAVNSINIQVPEKTAEISAQSNDQNSYQEFKDILAKYADLLNDGKYAEFSKKVSESDKKRLEELYPLLNETQKNEQKITFFALPELKKRIPTESELKSFLNKKDYAVWIDSKKIENSVLKNYKKTDFSNVYISKIYPNARTAQNPQPYQVTLMTPAYFEKTRQEGKSSVIMGFKRQDLKAVSDTIVPRINSLNENNQGKNTNTAINTPSNANELPAQYVDGDKSFRMQINKGIDTSNFEPKYGTITSTAYIHIDETGKTTQVTTSGDNEILNRELLKTVTEISNNTVWKPATKDGKPIASVLKVPATMTFTKP; translated from the coding sequence ATGGCAGCCATTGTTCTGAAAATAATTCTGTGTTCTTCTATTTTCATTGCCGTTTATTATCTCTTCCTTGAAAAAGAAAGAATGTACAGATTCAACAGATGGTATTTACTAAGTGGCATACTGCTTTCTTATATCATTCCATTTATTAATATTACGATACAAAGAGCAGAAGCTAAAATAGAGCCTCAAGCTCAAATGATGATTGAAGAAACGGCTCAGCAAATGATTTTAATTCAGCCGGAACAGAACAGTTTCAACTGGATGAACGTTGTATGGGGCGTATATGCTGTAATTACACTTTTTCTACTCATGAAAAGTCTCTTAGCTCTCTTAACTTTCAGAAGAATTAAAGGTGAAAAACGTATTTACGAACATTACAATATTATATTAACAAGTGAAAGTCTTTCTCCATTCAGTTTCTGGAATACAATATATATGGGGAAAAATTACATGGAAAATAATAGAATTGACCAAAGGATTTTCCTGCATGAAAAGGCTCACATTGACCAGAAACACAGTCTAGACTTAGTAATACTGAATTTTTTAAAGATTTTTACCTGGTTCAATCCTGTTCTTTTCTTATACAAAAAAGCAGTAATCACAAATCATGAGTTTTTAGCAGATGAAGCGGTACTGAAAAAGAATTATAATATTAAAGAATACCAAAACCTTATTCTTGAAGAAATTCTTAGCCACCAAAATCCTCCTTTGACTCATTCATTTAATTTTAATAACACCAAAAAAAGATTTATTATGATGAAAACAGAAAAATCGAGATTTAGCCTGTTAAAGAAAACAGCTGGAATAACAACGCTAATTGCTGCTGCAATTTTACTTTCTGAAAGAACGTATGCGGTAAATTCGATAAATATTCAGGTACCAGAAAAAACAGCGGAAATTTCTGCTCAATCTAATGACCAGAATTCTTATCAGGAATTTAAAGACATATTGGCTAAGTATGCAGATTTGCTGAATGACGGAAAATATGCTGAATTTTCAAAAAAGGTCTCTGAAAGTGATAAAAAAAGACTGGAAGAACTTTATCCTTTACTGAATGAAACCCAGAAAAATGAACAGAAGATCACATTCTTTGCGTTGCCTGAACTGAAAAAAAGAATTCCAACAGAGAGTGAGCTGAAATCATTTTTAAATAAAAAAGACTACGCAGTCTGGATTGATTCAAAGAAAATAGAAAACAGCGTTTTGAAAAACTATAAGAAAACAGATTTTTCAAATGTTTATATCAGTAAAATTTATCCGAATGCCAGAACAGCACAAAATCCTCAGCCTTATCAGGTTACTTTAATGACTCCGGCTTATTTTGAAAAGACGAGACAAGAAGGAAAATCGTCTGTCATAATGGGATTCAAAAGACAAGATTTAAAAGCCGTTTCAGATACAATCGTTCCAAGAATAAATAGTTTAAACGAAAATAATCAGGGTAAAAACACAAATACAGCCATCAATACTCCATCGAATGCTAATGAGCTTCCGGCACAATACGTTGATGGGGATAAGAGTTTTAGAATGCAAATAAATAAGGGCATTGATACCAGTAACTTTGAACCTAAATATGGTACTATAACATCAACTGCCTATATTCACATCGATGAGACAGGAAAAACAACACAGGTAACCACTTCGGGAGATAATGAAATACTAAACCGTGAACTTCTTAAGACTGTCACTGAAATAAGTAATAACACAGTCTGGAAACCTGCTACGAAAGATGGCAAACCCATTGCTTCTGTGCTAAAAGTCCCCGCAACAATGACTTTTACAAAACCTTAA
- a CDS encoding PQQ-dependent sugar dehydrogenase, whose protein sequence is MRINQFYVPIMSLFLILSSCKENHANAQKTENDGSVETEKPNSDYKPAFKGQTRIKAVKTATAYNVEILNKDLGRPWGIINLPDGKFLITDKNGHMNVVSTDGKQVSKIEGFPKVDSKGQGGMLDVALDPDFTANNIIYFSFSEPFGKGNLTSVAKGKLSADLKNISDVKVIFRAEPSYDGDKHYGSRLAFDKDGHLFVSTGERSDKVTRVYAQKTDNYLGKILKITKDGKPAPGNPFIGKQGYKPEIYAYGVRNPQGMAIDPNGNLWDVEMGPRGGDEINLIQPGKNYGWGDVTYGIEYSGDKVGQGITQREGTEQPVYYWDPVISPSGITFYTGNIEEWKGNLIIGCLSGEHIDRIVMKDNKVIGEERLLADQKERFRDVLNGMDGNLYAVTDSGKLYKISKK, encoded by the coding sequence ATGAGAATCAATCAATTTTATGTCCCGATAATGAGTCTTTTTCTTATTTTGTCATCGTGCAAAGAAAATCACGCGAATGCTCAGAAGACCGAAAACGATGGAAGTGTAGAGACGGAGAAACCTAATTCTGATTACAAACCGGCATTTAAAGGACAGACAAGAATCAAGGCAGTAAAGACTGCAACAGCATATAATGTAGAGATATTAAACAAAGATTTAGGAAGACCTTGGGGAATTATCAATTTACCTGATGGAAAGTTTCTGATCACGGATAAGAATGGTCACATGAATGTTGTTTCAACGGATGGGAAACAGGTGTCAAAAATAGAAGGCTTTCCAAAAGTGGATTCAAAAGGGCAGGGAGGAATGCTAGATGTAGCTCTTGATCCTGATTTTACTGCTAACAATATTATTTACTTCAGTTTTTCAGAACCGTTTGGAAAAGGAAATTTAACTTCCGTGGCGAAAGGTAAGTTGTCTGCAGATCTCAAAAATATCTCAGATGTAAAAGTTATTTTCCGTGCTGAGCCTTCTTATGATGGAGATAAACACTATGGAAGCCGTCTGGCTTTTGATAAAGATGGACATTTATTCGTGAGTACAGGAGAAAGATCGGATAAAGTAACCCGTGTGTACGCACAGAAAACGGATAATTATCTTGGGAAAATCCTGAAAATTACAAAAGACGGTAAGCCTGCTCCTGGAAATCCTTTTATCGGAAAACAAGGCTATAAGCCTGAAATTTATGCTTATGGTGTGCGTAACCCGCAAGGAATGGCAATTGATCCTAATGGAAATCTCTGGGATGTGGAAATGGGACCGAGAGGTGGGGATGAAATCAACCTGATCCAACCCGGAAAAAATTACGGATGGGGAGATGTAACGTATGGAATTGAATATTCAGGAGACAAAGTAGGGCAGGGAATCACCCAAAGAGAAGGAACTGAACAACCCGTCTATTACTGGGATCCTGTGATTTCTCCAAGCGGAATTACTTTTTATACAGGAAATATCGAAGAGTGGAAAGGAAATCTGATCATCGGATGCTTAAGTGGCGAACATATTGACAGAATTGTCATGAAAGATAATAAAGTCATCGGTGAAGAACGTCTTCTGGCAGATCAGAAAGAACGTTTCCGCGATGTATTGAACGGAATGGACGGAAATCTTTATGCGGTAACTGACAGTGGCAAATTGTATAAGATTTCAAAAAAATAA